A DNA window from Engystomops pustulosus chromosome 6, aEngPut4.maternal, whole genome shotgun sequence contains the following coding sequences:
- the ZBTB45 gene encoding zinc finger and BTB domain-containing protein 45 encodes MMADAVHYIHLQNFSKSLLETLNAQRLGGHFCDVTVHIHDATLRAHRCVLAAGSPFFHDKLLLGYSEIEVPPVVPTQVVQQLVEFMYSGSLVVAQSEALQILTAASILQIKTVIDECTQIISQSRANKPVSMAGTMASCGTQSRSSINKIQEQPNKEADCPSAIGLRDATCSLPSSMRSNELEMMSQMGAVGEAPKLLCASEVRYKLRDMLSAQQRQLPEVREMVPEVEHVSDGESISTAYLPQAEVPQSCHSRKQRQPVRLQLSDNVPVIIKDEDEEEEEPEDNNGKDDNEDEKGGGVFSECSGGFTSCGENDKSRSPDDKLRSSGNARKDSTGQIEFSSEGQDFFSNQDVFSESFIPPWQSEENLSEGNRENSIDNTDKFRSDCSMDGSSLRNLAVVAGSDFKSSPPFNARVAEPRVLPFVASVLPRDIKNSVSGAVATSSSSIFQFHLTHPSQNQPGVTQGYFSVQQDNASNVVQMNSNMVPGNLQNDQTQRPGPSRNPEPSYVCSHCQKTFSSRKNYTKHMFIHSGEKPHQCSICWRSFSLRDYLLKHMVTHTGVRAFQCSICCKRFTQKSSLNVHMRTHRPERFQCCFCNKYFSHRTLLERHIATHTV; translated from the exons ATGATGGCAGATGCAGTTCACTACATACACCTGCAGAATTTTAGTAAGTCTCTTTTGGAGACTCTAAATGCTCAGCGTCTTGGAGGTCATTTCTGTGATGTTACCgtccacatccatgatgcaaccCTTCGGGCCCACCGCTGTGTACTGGCTGCAGGAAGCCCATTCTTCCATGACAAGCTTCTTCTTGGCTACTCCGAGATTGAGGTTCCACCGGTTGTCCCTACCCAGGTGGTTCAGCAGCTGGTGGAGTTTATGTACAGTGGATCACTGGTCGTAGCACAGTCAGAAGCTCTGCAGATTCTGACAGCGGCAAGTATTTTACAGATTAAAACAGTCATCGATGAGTGCACACAGATAATATCTCAAAGCAGAGCAAACAAACCAGTGTCTATGGCTGGAACAATGGCGTCTTGTGGAACACAAAGCAGATCTTCCATAAACAAAATTCAAGAGCAGCCCAACAAGGAGGCTGACTGCCCCTCAGCTATTGGCTTGAGGGATGCCACCTGTTCTTTACCGTCTTCCATGAGATCTAATGAGTTGGAGATGATGTCCCAGATGGGGGCTGTTGGTGAAGCACCCAAACTATTGTGTGCTTCTGAAGTACGGTACAAGTTAAGGGACATGTTGTCAGCACAACAGAGACAGCTGCCAGAAGTAAGGGAGATGGTGCCTGAAGTGGAACACGTTTCTGATGGCGAAAGTATATCTACTGCTTACTTACCACAAGCGGAGGTTCCACAGAGCTGCCATAGCCGCAAGCAACGTCAGCCTGTGCGTCTCCAGCTCTCCGATAATGTTCCAGTCATCATTAAAGATGAGGAcgaagaagaggaggagcctgAAGATAATAATGGCAAAGATGACAATGAAGATGAGAAGGGAGGTGGCGTGTTCAGCGAGTGTAGTGGTGGCTTCACCAGCTGTGGTGAAAATGATAAAAGCAGAAGCCCTGATGATAAGTTACGGAGTTCTGGCAATGCACGGAAAGACTCCACAGGCCAGATAGAATTTTCATCCGAGGGGCAGGATTTCTTCTCTAACCAGGACGTGTTCTCAGAATCCTTTATTCCTCCTTGGCAAAGTGAAGAGAACCTTTCAGAAGGTAACAGGGAGAATTCAATTGACAACACTGACAAGTTCCGTTCTGACTGCAGTATGGATGGCTCCAGCCTGAGGAATTTGGCTGTAGTTGCTGGTTCTGATTTCAAGTCAAGTCCACCCTTTAATGCAAGGGTTGCCGAACCAAGGGTACTGCCTTTTGTGGCCTCAGTCCTTCCTAGAGACATTAAGAATTCAGTCTCTGGAGCGGTGGCGACCAGCTCATCCAGCATCTTCCAATTCCACCTGACTCATCCCAGTCAGAATCAGCCAGGAGTCACACAGGGCTACTTCAGTGTCCAGCAAGACAATGCAAGTAATGTGGTTCAAATGAACTCTAATATGGTCCCAGGAAACTTGCAGAATGACCAAACACAGCGCCCTGGGCCTTCCCGCAACCCAGAGCCTTCCTATGTATGCAGCCACTGCCAGAAAACTTTCAGTTCTAGAAAAAATTACACCAAACACATGTTCATCCATTCGG GTGAAAAGCCCCATCAATGTAGCATCTGCTGGAGATCTTTCTCGCTACGGGATTACCTGCTGAAACACATGGTGACCCACACTGGTGTCCGTGCTTTCCAGTGCTCCATTTGCTGCAAGCGCTTCACTCAGAAGAGCTCATTGAACGTCCACATGCGCACTCATCGACCTGAGCGCTTCCAGTGCTGCTTCTGCAATAAGTACTTTTCCCACCGTACGCTACTAGAGCGACACATTGCCACTCACACCGTCTGA